In Bernardetia litoralis DSM 6794, the genomic window ATTTGATGGATATTGCAGCAGCTATTTCAGCGCAAAAACATTGTAATCGTGTTGTTGTTACAGCTTCTGTTGATAATGTTTCATTTGAGGCTTCTGTTCCTTTGGGTGGTGTTGTTACATTGCAATCTCATGTAAGTCGTGCTTTTAATTCTTCGATGGAAGTTTATGTAGAAGCGTATGGAGAGAATATTTTGGAAGGTTCTGGGCGAAAACTAGCATACAAAGCCTTCTTGACTTTTGTTGCTGTTGACCAAATGGGAAATCCTATCAATGTACCTGAGCTTGAACCAGAAACAAAAAAAGAAATTATGTTGTATGAAGGTGCTTTGCGTCGTCGTCAATTGCGTTTGGTTTTGGCAGGAAGAATGAAACCCGAAGAAGCAACAGAATTGAAATCTCTTTTCTTTAAAATAAAAGAAGGTGAATAAGTTTAAGATTAAATTCTATTAATAAGCCTATTCAGTTTTTCTAATTGAATGGGCTTTTTTTGTAAAAGATACAATCAATAAAGCTGGAGGAATTATACATGCTACTAATTCTAAAAAATCTACCTATTTTCTTAAAAATGATGGAGGACTTTTTAGTTAAGGGGAAAGTATCTACTGGTACTCTTTTCACTTAAATTATTTCTTTTTCTGCTTTTTTAAATTTTGTAAGTATTTGTATTTCTTAATATTCATCATAAGTTTATTATTTAACGATACATATTTAAGGCTCTTGTAATTCTCTTCATAACCTTCAATGTCAAAATATTTGTTCAGTTGGTAAGTTATCTTATATTCGCAATTACAAGCACAATTTGCTTCTCCATACGAGTGATAAATACAATTTAAAGTGGAATCATTGACTAATTCAAAATCTCCCAAAAATGAAAAACAACAATTATCGATTACTACCCAAGTAATATTTAAAGTAGTATCAGTTTCAGATATTTCAAGGAATTTATTTTTCTT contains:
- a CDS encoding acyl-CoA thioesterase, which gives rise to MPPKSKKASESYVTMTEMVLPNDTNPLNNLMGGRLMHLMDIAAAISAQKHCNRVVVTASVDNVSFEASVPLGGVVTLQSHVSRAFNSSMEVYVEAYGENILEGSGRKLAYKAFLTFVAVDQMGNPINVPELEPETKKEIMLYEGALRRRQLRLVLAGRMKPEEATELKSLFFKIKEGE